The nucleotide sequence GGCATACAACGTTGTTAAtcctttaacttttaaattaagggcggggccggcccggtggcgcagccgttaagtgcgcacgttcccgctttggcggccggggttcaccggttcagatcccggatgcagacatggcactgcttggcacaccaggctgtggtaggcgtcccacatagaaagaagaggaagatgggcacggatgttagctcagggccagccttctcagcaaaaagaggaggattggcagcagttagctcagggctaatcttgctaaaaaaagaaaaaaaattaaaggtggAAACAGTATTTCATTGTTACTGTAATTATTTTCAGCAgggaggttgaacatcttttcattcattggccatttagattttctctttgtgaattgtttattcatatcttttgcccattttttcggTTGCACTTTTATCTTATAGAAACCCTTTGTGTATTAGGAATATCATtcctatatatattatatgtgttgAAAATACTTCTTCTAAGTATAGCATGTGTCATTTGACTTTATGTTGTTTGGGaacataaaaacttaaaaaaatctatacagTCAATCATGTCTATCTTTTTTAACGGCTTCTGGATTTTGTGTCTCATTTAGAAAGATTTCCCTGACTCCCAAAATGTTCTcctagaactcaataaatgttctccaaattttcttcaaatattttttatttcttatggtAAAATTGTTCATCCAACATTGCAGATAAGTAAGGTGAGAGGAAGCTAGAATGATACATGTGATAATGGAGTAGAGTTTgtgacatcagtatgaactcatgtttagcttaacaTAGATACAGATAATtagatatgaaatatttataaatgtatgtgtATACTCTGGTTAGTATATCCACATACATCttcttgctctgtcagctgagagggcctagaagcaatgacactccAGCAGCAATGAGCACACTTAACACCCAGATCTTTGTTTCTGatatcattctccaataaaaggaaccagggctccttggagaaatggctgattctaaaactggggcaggaaatatacaagatgagcctggagcatctagTAGTGTCCAAAAGTAAGAAAGTGCCCCAAAAAATCCACAATGATGAAGGTATGTCAAAGGGATACAAAAGCCAAACTGGAAGAGTTCCCAACGGCCAAAGCTGGAGCAACTTAGtgtaacaaaagaaataaagtagtcttagattataacccaaagtatacaATAAGGATCAATGGATTCATAaagttataaataaatgattaaataaatgatggagaagagacaaatatCTCAttcagaagaattccaaataatttatgtatatactctgccctcaaggaagtACATGGTAACTTCCCACTACTCTACTTGAGTGTGGACTGTGCATTGTGAcgtccttccaaagagtacagtatgggGGCATAATTTTCCAGTGGAGAAATCTGACCAACACTATCTCAAACAAGTGGTCAAGATTCATGTCAACAGTGATAAGTTATGTTGATAATACATCCTTTTGATATGTGATGAAACGGCAtgttacctctgtggtcttcttccccAAAACCTATAACACTAGTCTATTGATGAGAAAACAAACACTggttgaggaacattctacaaaatacctgacccatactcctcaaaactgtcaaggtcatcaagaacaaggaaagtctgagaaactgtcacagccaagagaagcccAATGCGATATGActactaaatgcaatgtggtgtcctgaatgggatcctggaacagaaaaaggacattaaggtaaaactaaggaaatctgaataaagtatggagttTAGTTCAtaaaaatgtatcaatattgcTTTATTAATTGTAAACAAATTATGGCAAATGTACCTTctatactaatgtaagatgttaataaaagAAACTGAGAGTGACATGTATGGAAACTCTATATTATCTTTGCATTTTGTCTGTAAATCTAAGACTGTTTTAAAATAAGGTTATTTAAAAACTGTTCATTCATCTAGATTAGATTTTTGTTATGGTATGATATAGCAGCACGGCTCTGTTTTCTTTCATGTGGATAGCCAATTGTACCAACATCTACTTATCAAACCAATGAATTAAAGTCCCGCTTTTACTATCCATTAGTTTCCTATGCATATTTCAAGTTTGTTTCTGGGCAATTATTTCACTGATCAATTTTTATTCTTGTACtgataccatactgttttgattatggtGACTTTATGGAACTTTTACTATCTATTGAAATACTTGCAACTAATATCACAAAGGAccaatttccataatatataaagagttacaataaaaccaataagaaaatgagcaaaaatccAGCAGAATAACGGGCAAAGAATATGAGCATACAGTTCaagaaaacataaatacaaaTGGTCCTTAAACTTACGAAAACATGTTCAAACTCAGTCATAAgtagaaaaacacaaaatgaaaccACACTAAAATACCCTTTCCACCTCACAGGTAAGCAAAGACCAAAAAGTTTAATTAAACGCAATTTTTGTGAGAGTGCAGCGAAACAGGCActttcatacattgttggtgggagtgtaaactgataCAACTTTTGTGGAGAGCAGTTTGGCAATATCTGTAAGAATTTAAGATGTACATGCTGTTGGACTCTGAAATTCTGCGTCTAGAAACACATCCTACATATATACTCGGGAATATACAAATTGTATATACAGTGCTATTCATTGAAATATTGTTTGTAAAGCAGGAGATTGGTAAAAAGTGTTTTATCCATCAACAGAGGACTAAACAATGGTATATCAGTAAAATGAAACTGCgtacacaaagaaacaagaagtAAGCTCTTTATGTACATCTCAAAattatatcattaaaataaagcaatatgaAGAACAATGTGTGTATTGGGGAAAATTAATATTCTTATAATATTATGTCTTCCTATTTATCTAGATCTTATTTTATGTTCttcaataagaaattaaaatgttcttcATATAAATCCTGTACATTTCCTCTTCcattcattcctaggtattttaagTTTTTGTCACTGTTGTGAATGGAATATTTCCCCATTACTATTTCTAGCGGGTTATTGATAACAAAGAAATACTATTGGTTTTCCTTATCTTCACAGAGCTAACCAGCTTACCAAAACCCTGTATTACTTCTGGTAGTTTTTATAAAACTAGAGTTTACTAAGATTTctatgaatataattttaaaaataggataatttttgtatattttttctaatatgaattctTATTGTTTTAGTTGTGGTAAAAGCTAAATACAcctgcgtgtatgtgtgtgtgtgtgtgtgtgtgtgtgagagagagagagagacagagggagaaatgtAGTGGTAAAAATAAGATTGAAGTTTGTTTCTTACGTGGTTGCTGACCAGTCCAGGCTGGTGGAACTCCCTTGTCCCTCTAGTTCATTCAGTGACCCAGGCTCCTTTCACCTTATTGCTCTGCCATCCACTGGGGTGTTGTACTCATCCGCATGGTTAGAGCTGAGTTGTAGCTATATCTATATTCCAGCCTGTGGGGAGCAGGACTAACAATTTCCTTTTAAGCAATTGAGAGGTACATTGACCTCATCACATCTGGGCATATTCCACTGGTGCAAACACAGTCATATGGCTGCACTTAGCGCCAAGAGAACCTGGGAAATGTATTCTCTCAGCCATGTCCTTAGCTCAAACTGTCTctaaggaagaaggggagaacagACTTTTGAAGACAACCAACAGTCTGCTACACATCCacattttcttgtcttattggaTTAGTTAGAACATCCAAAACTATGTTGAATAATAGTGGTGATAGCATCCTTCTCTCCTTcatgattttaataaaaatgactttatttcatCCGTTAGTATAATGTTTGCTGTTCAGTTTTGGTAAGCAATCTTTATCATATTTAagtactttctttttcatttctattttactttgaATGTTTATTAGGAATGGCTGCTGAATTTTTAAATGCCTTATCAGTTCCTATTGacataattttctcctttaattactTCATGTCATGAATTACGTTGATAGACTTCCTAATGTTAAATCATTTTTGCACTTCTGAAATAAACCCTACTTAGTCATGGAATGTTATGCTTTTGCTACATTGCTAGATtccatttattgatattttatttggaatttctaTGTGTATATTTTGTACAAATATTATGTTTTAATATCATATTATCGTATGTAAGGCTATGCTAGCTTTACAAAGTGAATTTGGgatctttccatctttttccgTGGTCTGAGGACTGGTGCCAGTCCCAGAACTGTTTGTCACCAATCCACGATGGGATAAGTACAGAATTTGAGAGGTTTTAGAAACCTTTATAGCAATTGACATCGCCATGCCATCCAAGCAGTGATCAGTGGACTCATCAATGAATAATGCATTCAGCCTTTGTAATTATTTTGTCCCTATGTTAAATTTGTTTTGACTATATTTAATGAAGTGTAATTTATTTCTGAtgaatcttaaaattaaaaaattgggtTTGTGCTTCACTTGTTATTCTATTTgtattgaattttataaaaagtatatGTCCACaataattgtaattttttaaaaaactggtccTTCACtcagatattttgaaaaacacCGGTCTAGAATGGATCAAATAAcattgaaactattttttttaaaagcttagctAGAACTTCGTTGTGAAACCAACTAGACATGCTGactttccattcttttctatCGTTACTGCTCTTCGGGTTGTCTACTTCTTGGATCAATTTTGTTAGCTTATGGTCAGTTATGGTTTGCCAGGAAGCCAATCATTCCTTCTATATATTCATATTTGTTGCACGTGATATTCCTTTAAAAGTCTTTTAATATcttatatatctttttatctACTTTGTCATTACTAATATTTaaccccccttcctccctcccttcctccttttcttcctaccTTAGTCTGGCTAGCCAGgagtttatctattttattggtCCTTTCAAAAAAACCCGGCTTTGGGGGCGGGCGGGCAGGCCCAGCCCGAGGTCGGGCGGCGCGGAGCTCCGGGATGGGGTCACtcggagggagggaagggggcggcgggggcggcgggggcggcgggggcggctcGGTGGAATCATCCCGGCCAAGGACAAGCCGCTACTCCGGGGACCCAAACTAGAGTCTTCCGGCCTTGGGGAAGCCGCCGCGGGTCCCATCTTCCGGCGTCGCCGCCCCGGACGCTCTCTCTTCCCCCTTTGCCGCCGCCTCTTCCttctcaccctcctcctccctaTCCGGGCTCACGGTGCCTGGCCGCTCCTGGAGCCGCTCCTGCCACTGCCGCCACCTCTCGGTTCATCCTCCTGCACCAGAAGTCCAACCGAGCGATCGGACGGTACACGGTGGCCGCAGGACCTCGGCTGAATGCACAGCTAGAAGGTTGGCTTTCACAGGGCCGGTCAACAAAAAGTCGCTGGAGCCATTATCACAGCCGGTGCAGGATAACCTCCTGCGGGTTTTGTTGTTGCCGGTGCTTATGGCCTTCCCATCCTGTGCCCCTCTCTCGATGTGCACTTTGCAGTGTGGACAGTCACAAGATACCTCCGTTTGGCCTCCTATTAATCAAAAGATTATGGAGCACTGAAGATGAACACACTATTGACACACATTGGCCTTGTACTGTGAAAGCCATAGCAAGCCCTAAGGATGGGTTTACCATTATTTCTTTACTGATTGGAACTCAGAATGAGTCAAAGGAACAGGAATTTGAGAAACTCTGCAGTAAATATCTAGTGCAGCACCGCCTAATGGAAATATGAGCTACATGTGTAGTTTTAAATgctctagtagccacatttttaaaagttaaaagaaacaggttagggggccagcccgaggcgaagtggttaagttggggCGCTcggcttcaatggcccagggtttcgcaggtttggatcctgggtgcggaccagCACTGCccgccacattgaggcagcatcccacatgccacaactagaaggacccacaactaaaatatacaactatgtaccagggggctttggggagaaaaaggaaaactaaaatctttagaAGAAACAGGTCAAATAAATCTTAATATATTTgctccaatatatccaaaatatatcaatattaaaCAGTATGAAAATTATGAGATAGTTcatgttcttttctcatttttcgtACCAAGTCTTTGACATCTTGCGTGTATTTGCACTTCCAGCACATTTCCAGTCAGATAACCACATTTTAGGtgcttaatagccacatgtgactagtggtcatactggacagtgcagtttcttctacttctgccatTCAGGTCAAAGGTTCTGAACTGTTACTCTGCTGAATTTCTGGGGGGCAATTTATGGATCTATTGATTGTCTAGAATCTAATCTAGATAAAATGTAGGAGTACTACAGAACAATTGAACCCCGTATATTTTAGCAATTCCTTAAAGAAATTCCATAACACAATGTGTGGAATATATCCGATCAGCTGTTATTAAATGTTATCACGGAGCTCCAGAAGATTGGAACAACTATGAGCTTTTCCTGTTTGAATTACGCCCAGTCAAGCCAGTCTAGAAACTGGGAGTAAATCTCAGTAAGTTGGGCAATTGGAGCATTCTGGGCCCACTAAAGCTCTGGATCCTCACGGGTGTCACTGCACATGGACATTCCCTGTCCaggtcccagcccagcccctcccaagCCACTGTTCCTGATCTTGGGGGACACTGAAACCTCGAATGAATAGAGTGTTCAACTCTTGTTTTCTAGTAGAAGTAGCCCTTTCTTAATTTCAAGTCATTGAAAATTGCTTCCTTATTTACAGGGCAGTGGAGGGAAGGCTGGAGTtgagtttcattttaaaagatgaggGATTTAAAGGCCCCACCATGGAAGACACTTCTTTGAATGCTACTTGTTTTTGCCTGATATATCGTTTACCATATCCTAAATGCCCACACTTTGCAGGTTTGTGCGCATATATTCCACTTGCAGGACAATTTTGCAAattgtgtacacacacaaaaatgtggaagctttaataaattgaattaattttttttgtcagcttttggtttggggttttagtaacttttttttatactatttttgttGGTCTTTGTGGCAGACAGAGAGAGGCACCGCTCAGACGCCACCTCAGGAAAGGACTAACTGTCCAGCTGCAAGAAGTGCCGCCAGCTGTTAGTACCTTCAGAGTCCACCTCGGATTTTGAGCTGACGGGCATACCCCTCTTGGGATGCTCATGGCTAATGACCAGGCAAGGTGGTGGTACTGGGGCGAGGCCTTTTCTGCCCAACATGGGACGCTTCCAGTGGGTAAACTTTGCTGAGGAGGTCCCCAGTGGGCTGGCAGAGATTTCGTCAGGTGTGCACTGCAGTCTGACAATActccctgcccctttgtcttCACAGATCTTACTCCTCAACAAACCTTTCAGACCCTTAACTCCTCAGCATCTATTTCCCAGAGAACCCAACCAGTGACAAGTTTCTATTT is from Equus asinus isolate D_3611 breed Donkey chromosome X, EquAss-T2T_v2, whole genome shotgun sequence and encodes:
- the LOC123282397 gene encoding uncharacterized protein — its product is MSLEHLVVSKSKKVPQKIHNDEGVYLFYWSFQKNPALGAGGQAQPEVGRRGAPGWGHSEGGKGAAGAAGAAGAARWNHPGQGQAATPGTQTRVFRPWGSRRGSHLPASPPRTLSLPPLPPPLPSHPPPPYPGSRCLAAPGAAPATAATSRFILLHQKSNRAIGRYTVAAGPRLNAQLEGWLSQGRSTKSRWSHYHSRCRITSCGFCCCRCLWPSHPVPLSRCALCSVDSHKIPPFGLLLIKRLWSTEDEHTIDTHWPCTVKAIASPKDGFTIISLLIGTQNESKEQEFEKLCSKYLVQHRLMEI